The Streptomyces sp. NBC_01244 genome contains a region encoding:
- a CDS encoding nicotinate phosphoribosyltransferase encodes MNPADLGLPVDVPSTALFTDHYELTMLQAALANGTADRRSVFEVFTRRLPEGRRYGVIAGTGRVLDAVENFRFDGAVLEFLRERNVVDARTLDWLASYRFSGDVWGYPEGEVYFPGSPVLRVEGSFAECVLLETVILSILNHDSAIAAAASRMATAAGGRPLVEMGARRTHELAAVASARAAYVGGFTSTSDLAAGFRYGIPTVGTSAHAFTLLHDSERDAFTAQVASLGSSTTLLVDTYDVAEAVRTAVEVAGTDLGAVRIDSGDLLLVAHRVRQQLDELGATATKIVVTSDLDEYAIASLAAAPVDAYGVGTQLVTGSGHPTCSMVYKLVARAASADPKAPLVSVAKKSSGGKTSVGGRKWAARRVDSEGVAEAEVLGTGPVPAALADKQLLVELVKGGEVVARESLETARDRHREVLAGLPLSATQLSRGEAVIPTEYA; translated from the coding sequence ATGAACCCTGCGGACCTGGGCCTGCCGGTGGACGTGCCGTCGACAGCGCTCTTCACGGACCATTACGAGCTCACGATGTTGCAGGCCGCGCTGGCCAACGGCACGGCCGACCGCCGCTCGGTCTTCGAGGTGTTCACCCGCCGGCTCCCCGAGGGGCGCCGCTACGGGGTGATCGCGGGGACCGGCCGGGTGCTCGACGCGGTGGAGAACTTCCGCTTCGACGGCGCCGTACTGGAGTTCCTGCGCGAGCGGAACGTCGTCGACGCCCGCACCCTCGACTGGCTCGCCTCCTACCGCTTCTCCGGCGACGTCTGGGGCTACCCGGAGGGCGAGGTCTACTTCCCCGGCTCCCCGGTCCTGCGCGTCGAGGGCAGCTTCGCCGAGTGCGTGCTGCTGGAGACCGTGATCCTGTCGATCCTCAACCACGACTCCGCGATCGCCGCGGCCGCCTCCCGGATGGCCACGGCCGCGGGCGGCCGGCCGCTGGTCGAGATGGGCGCCCGGCGCACGCACGAACTGGCGGCCGTCGCCTCGGCGCGCGCCGCGTACGTCGGCGGTTTCACCTCCACCTCGGACCTCGCGGCCGGCTTCCGGTACGGGATCCCCACCGTCGGCACCAGCGCGCACGCCTTCACCCTGCTGCACGACAGCGAGCGGGACGCCTTCACCGCCCAGGTCGCCTCGCTGGGCAGCTCCACCACGCTGCTGGTGGACACCTACGACGTGGCGGAGGCGGTCCGGACGGCCGTGGAGGTGGCCGGGACGGACCTCGGCGCCGTCCGGATCGACTCCGGGGACCTGCTGCTGGTCGCGCACCGGGTGCGGCAGCAGCTCGACGAGCTGGGGGCGACCGCGACGAAGATCGTGGTGACCTCGGACCTCGACGAGTACGCGATCGCCTCGCTGGCGGCCGCGCCGGTGGACGCGTACGGGGTCGGCACCCAGCTGGTGACGGGCAGCGGGCACCCGACGTGCTCGATGGTCTACAAGCTGGTGGCGCGGGCGGCCTCGGCCGATCCGAAGGCGCCGCTTGTGTCGGTGGCGAAGAAGTCATCGGGCGGCAAGACCTCCGTCGGCGGGCGCAAGTGGGCGGCCCGGCGGGTCGACTCCGAGGGGGTCGCGGAAGCGGAGGTCCTCGGGACCGGGCCGGTGCCGGCGGCGCTGGCGGACAAGCAGCTCCTGGTGGAGCTGGTCAAGGGCGGCGAGGTCGTGGCCCGCGAGTCCCTGGAGACGGCCCGCGACCGCCACCGCGAGGTCCTGGCGGGTCTCCCGCTCTCGGCGACTCAGCTGTCACGGGGCGAGGCCGTGATCCCGACGGAGTACGCGTAA
- a CDS encoding nicotinamidase, whose product MHRALIVVDVQNDFCEGGSLAVTGGADIAAAITELIGQATAGYRHVVATRDHHIDPGSHFAHPPAQPDYETSWPVHCVAGTEGVGFHPNFAPAVASGAVAAVFDKGAYEAAYSGFEGADENGRGLTEWLRDRQVTEVDVVGIATDHCVKATALDAARAGFRTHVLLDLTAGVAPHTTTRALAELREAGVELSGTPVVAG is encoded by the coding sequence ATGCACCGCGCACTGATCGTCGTCGACGTACAGAACGACTTCTGCGAGGGCGGCAGCCTCGCGGTCACCGGCGGAGCCGACATCGCCGCCGCCATCACCGAGCTCATCGGCCAGGCCACCGCCGGCTACCGGCACGTCGTCGCCACCCGCGACCACCACATCGACCCCGGGTCCCACTTCGCGCACCCCCCGGCCCAGCCGGACTACGAGACCTCCTGGCCGGTGCACTGCGTCGCCGGGACCGAGGGCGTGGGCTTCCACCCGAACTTCGCGCCCGCCGTCGCCTCGGGGGCCGTGGCCGCCGTCTTCGACAAGGGCGCGTACGAAGCGGCGTACAGCGGGTTCGAAGGCGCGGACGAGAACGGCCGCGGGCTCACGGAGTGGCTGCGCGACCGGCAGGTCACCGAGGTCGACGTGGTCGGGATCGCCACCGACCACTGCGTCAAGGCCACCGCCCTGGACGCGGCCCGCGCGGGGTTCCGTACGCACGTGCTGCTGGACCTGACGGCCGGAGTGGCCCCGCACACCACGACCCGTGCGCTGGCCGAGCTCCGGGAAGCCGGCGTGGAGCTGAGCGGGACCCCGGTGGTGGCCGGCTGA